In Hyphomicrobiaceae bacterium, the following are encoded in one genomic region:
- a CDS encoding class 1 fructose-bisphosphatase, with amino-acid sequence MEQPPGSVTLEQYLLSWAMELSGRLSIAQTVNALAAASIQMAERVGKGALLGRLGKVTAREGKFDEQKEVDVIANDAIIAALRSCPVAAFASEELSEPLQLRDDAPLLVAADPLDGSSNVDANVSFGMIFAILPRHPAAKGEAAFMRPGSYQLAAGMVIYGPATVFAITVGSGTHVFTLDRSTNSYILTHKNVAIPPTTNEYAINSSNARYWDEPVRIFIHECENGVSGPRGKDYNMRWTGSPVADIFRILSRGGIYIYPGDAREGFHAGRIRLIYEANPIAWLVEQAGGRATSGRDRLLDMVPSSLHQKTPLICGSREEVDHLARLYGGSFLKGEHNPLFGRRGLFRAW; translated from the coding sequence GTGGAACAACCGCCGGGGTCGGTGACCCTCGAGCAGTATTTGCTGTCATGGGCCATGGAGCTGTCGGGCCGTCTGAGCATCGCCCAGACCGTGAATGCGCTCGCGGCTGCGAGCATCCAGATGGCGGAGCGGGTCGGCAAGGGCGCGCTCCTTGGCAGGCTGGGCAAGGTAACCGCGCGCGAGGGAAAGTTCGACGAGCAGAAAGAGGTCGATGTCATAGCAAACGACGCCATCATCGCGGCGTTAAGGTCTTGTCCCGTCGCGGCCTTCGCCTCGGAAGAGTTGAGCGAGCCTCTGCAACTTCGTGACGACGCGCCGCTTCTGGTGGCAGCCGATCCGCTCGATGGCTCATCGAATGTAGATGCGAACGTATCGTTCGGAATGATTTTTGCGATTCTCCCACGCCACCCGGCAGCCAAGGGCGAAGCTGCATTTATGCGGCCCGGTTCCTACCAGCTGGCTGCTGGCATGGTGATTTATGGTCCTGCAACCGTCTTTGCGATTACGGTGGGATCGGGGACGCACGTGTTCACGCTGGACCGCAGCACCAATTCTTACATTCTTACGCACAAGAACGTGGCGATCCCGCCCACGACGAACGAATATGCGATCAATTCGTCGAATGCGCGCTACTGGGACGAACCCGTGCGCATCTTCATTCATGAGTGCGAGAATGGCGTGAGCGGCCCGCGCGGCAAGGATTACAACATGCGCTGGACGGGATCGCCTGTTGCCGACATTTTCCGCATTCTGTCGCGGGGCGGCATCTATATCTATCCGGGCGATGCTCGTGAAGGGTTTCATGCAGGTCGCATTCGGCTGATTTATGAGGCCAACCCGATAGCCTGGCTCGTGGAGCAGGCCGGTGGCCGGGCGACGTCCGGGCGCGACCGGCTTCTTGATATGGTACCTTCATCGCTGCATCAGAAAACGCCGTTGATCTGCGGATCTCGCGAAGAGGTCGATCATCTCGCACGGCTATACGGCGGAAGTTTCCTGAAAGGTGAACACAATCCGCTCTTTGGCCGACGCGGCTTGTTCAGGGCCTGGTGA
- a CDS encoding type I secretion system permease/ATPase, whose translation MASQPQSARGQIKNPIVTLLVENAPVLTSVAVFSGVINVLALAGSFYMLQVYDRVLPSQSIATLIGLSVLMVGLYAINGLLEYFRSRIMIRLGTQIDKTVSPKIFHAVQILPLRSRHGGDGMAPLRDLDTIRSFMGGLGLPALFDLPWIPVYLFFVYMLHPSLAVIAVFGAIILIALTLVTEHRSNAPLKNAAQAGAQRMIIAEQARRNAEAIYAMGLSPHIGARYAALNDSYLAYQLKAADASGGIGNLTKVIRMVLQSSVLGFGAYLVVKNEISPGSIIAASITVSRSLAPIETAIAHWKGFVSARLASRRIHELIGAVGDLDQKVVALPAPKHQLAAEQVFVAPPGTKDPIVKGVSFSLERTDALGIIGPSGSGKSTLARALVGVWRPINPASAIRLDGAEIGQWTPDELGKHIGYMPQDVELFDGTIAENIARFDANATSEAVVKAAKAAGAHEMIVRLQTGYQTRLGEGGRSLSGGERQRVALARALYGDPFLVVLDEPNASLDAAGDAALTEAILSVRRRGGIAIVIAHRPSALAAVNKVLVMANGQSRAFGPKDEVLRSILQTVPQGTGIPEAQDTENSEINHQAKDSA comes from the coding sequence ATGGCTAGTCAACCTCAGTCTGCCCGCGGGCAGATCAAGAACCCCATAGTTACGCTGCTGGTCGAAAACGCTCCGGTGCTCACTAGCGTTGCGGTGTTCTCCGGCGTCATCAACGTGCTCGCGTTGGCCGGTTCGTTCTACATGCTGCAGGTCTACGACCGAGTCCTGCCGTCGCAATCCATTGCGACACTCATCGGCCTTTCGGTCCTCATGGTCGGTCTTTACGCGATCAATGGTCTGCTAGAGTACTTCCGCTCGCGCATCATGATACGCCTCGGTACGCAGATCGACAAAACGGTCAGCCCGAAAATCTTTCACGCGGTTCAGATCCTACCGCTGCGCAGCCGCCACGGTGGAGACGGCATGGCGCCATTGCGCGATCTCGACACCATCCGCTCTTTCATGGGTGGCCTTGGCCTGCCAGCTCTCTTTGATCTTCCTTGGATCCCGGTCTACTTGTTTTTCGTCTACATGCTGCACCCCTCGTTGGCGGTCATCGCGGTATTTGGTGCGATCATCCTCATTGCGCTAACGCTGGTCACCGAGCACCGAAGCAACGCACCCTTGAAAAATGCGGCACAAGCGGGTGCTCAACGCATGATCATCGCAGAGCAGGCGCGGCGTAACGCAGAAGCCATCTACGCAATGGGCCTATCGCCCCATATCGGCGCACGCTACGCAGCCCTCAACGACAGCTATCTCGCCTATCAGCTCAAAGCAGCAGACGCTTCCGGCGGAATCGGAAACCTTACGAAGGTCATCCGCATGGTGCTGCAGTCGTCGGTTCTAGGATTCGGCGCCTACCTCGTCGTCAAGAACGAGATTTCGCCCGGCTCTATCATCGCCGCCTCAATCACAGTCTCGCGCTCGCTTGCTCCAATCGAAACGGCTATCGCGCATTGGAAGGGCTTTGTGTCCGCGCGTCTCGCCTCTCGCCGGATCCACGAGCTGATCGGTGCGGTCGGCGATCTCGATCAGAAAGTGGTAGCGTTGCCTGCTCCCAAACATCAGCTCGCCGCCGAGCAGGTCTTCGTGGCCCCGCCGGGCACCAAGGATCCTATCGTCAAGGGCGTCTCCTTCTCACTTGAGCGCACCGACGCGCTCGGCATCATCGGTCCCTCAGGCTCCGGCAAATCGACCTTGGCGCGCGCGCTCGTCGGAGTGTGGCGACCGATAAACCCGGCGAGCGCTATCCGTCTTGATGGCGCGGAAATCGGCCAATGGACGCCAGACGAGCTCGGCAAGCACATCGGGTATATGCCGCAAGATGTTGAACTCTTCGACGGCACCATTGCGGAAAACATCGCGCGCTTCGATGCGAACGCAACCAGCGAAGCCGTTGTGAAGGCGGCCAAGGCCGCCGGCGCCCACGAAATGATCGTCCGCCTGCAAACTGGCTACCAGACGCGTCTTGGAGAGGGCGGTCGCTCGTTGTCGGGCGGCGAGCGTCAACGCGTGGCTCTTGCTCGCGCGCTTTATGGCGATCCATTCCTCGTCGTTCTCGACGAACCCAATGCAAGCCTCGACGCTGCAGGCGATGCGGCTCTTACCGAAGCAATCCTTTCAGTGCGCCGTCGCGGTGGCATTGCCATCGTCATTGCGCACCGCCCATCGGCGCTCGCCGCCGTCAACAAGGTACTCGTGATGGCCAACGGCCAATCTCGGGCGTTTGGGCCAAAGGACGAGGTGCTGCGCTCCATATTGCAGACCGTCCCGCAGGGCACCGGCATACCTGAGGCGCAAGATACCGAAAACAGCGAGATCAACCATCAGGCGAAAGATAGCGCATGA
- a CDS encoding transglutaminase family protein, with product MLVSICHVTRYKYTETARYSVQSLRLTPPSFAGQKVLSWKISAPGIEKATRFFDAFSNISHLISITGEHLEIECRAEGIVETEDRAGVVRGLQDFVPVKVFLRETPKTAVDSSIRELASLTSNGSPIDGLHVLMNAIRDRVDYQIGVTGPHTCAAEALAGERGVCQDFAHIFIAAARAAGIPARYVNGYFLSGADEASEAHHAWAEAYVEGLGWVGFDPANRMCPTDHYVRLAMGLDAVSAAPIRGNRRGGSEEALDVLVEVQQANSQQ from the coding sequence ATGCTGGTCTCGATCTGTCATGTCACACGCTATAAGTATACCGAGACGGCACGCTATAGTGTCCAGTCTTTGCGTTTGACCCCGCCATCATTCGCGGGCCAAAAAGTTCTATCCTGGAAGATATCCGCTCCGGGTATCGAAAAAGCGACGCGCTTCTTCGATGCATTTTCCAATATCTCTCATCTCATCAGCATCACCGGCGAACACTTGGAGATAGAGTGTCGCGCGGAGGGGATTGTTGAGACCGAGGATCGGGCCGGTGTCGTGCGCGGCCTGCAAGATTTCGTGCCGGTCAAGGTGTTTCTGCGCGAGACGCCGAAGACGGCGGTCGATAGCTCCATTCGTGAACTTGCCTCCCTAACTTCGAACGGAAGCCCGATCGACGGCTTGCACGTTCTCATGAATGCCATTCGGGATCGCGTTGACTATCAGATCGGCGTGACCGGGCCACACACTTGCGCCGCCGAGGCTCTCGCCGGGGAGCGCGGGGTCTGTCAGGATTTTGCCCATATCTTTATCGCGGCTGCGCGTGCCGCCGGCATCCCGGCTCGTTACGTCAACGGGTATTTTTTGAGCGGTGCCGATGAGGCGTCCGAAGCCCACCACGCTTGGGCGGAGGCTTACGTGGAGGGGCTGGGCTGGGTCGGCTTTGATCCAGCCAATCGTATGTGCCCCACCGATCATTATGTCCGCCTGGCCATGGGGCTTGATGCCGTCTCCGCCGCCCCCATACGCGGAAATCGTCGGGGAGGGTCCGAGGAGGCGCTTGACGTTCTGGTAGAAGTTCAACAAGCAAACAGCCAGCAGTAG
- a CDS encoding proteasome-type protease yields MTYAVAMRLDRGLVFAADTRTNAGVDNIAQYRKLHYWCKKGDRVLVVLTAGNLAVTQSVISLLNEQLSAAVGDEDEAHNTHLMNAPNMYRAARVIGEAVREARRIDGAALEASRAGFAASFIFGGQIGNERPRLFQIYSEGNFIEATDDTPFLQIGEHKYGKPILDRVARSDMRLGEAAKLMLLSFDSTLRSNLSVGMPLDILVYEHDTLDVTREKRIFADDAYFKKLSASWSEALRSAFSKIEEFKV; encoded by the coding sequence ATGACGTACGCCGTAGCCATGCGGCTCGACCGCGGGCTGGTGTTTGCCGCGGATACGCGCACCAACGCAGGTGTGGACAATATCGCGCAATATCGAAAGCTTCATTACTGGTGCAAGAAGGGAGACCGGGTTCTGGTCGTGTTGACCGCCGGTAATCTCGCCGTAACACAATCGGTGATTTCTCTGTTGAATGAGCAGCTCAGCGCGGCAGTTGGTGATGAGGATGAAGCCCATAACACTCACCTGATGAATGCGCCCAACATGTATCGAGCCGCGCGCGTCATCGGAGAAGCTGTGCGCGAAGCACGCCGCATTGACGGAGCAGCGCTTGAGGCAAGCCGTGCCGGATTTGCAGCTTCGTTTATTTTCGGCGGCCAAATTGGAAACGAACGACCGCGGCTGTTTCAGATCTATTCGGAAGGCAATTTCATCGAGGCGACCGATGACACACCGTTTCTTCAGATCGGTGAACACAAGTACGGCAAGCCGATCCTCGATCGTGTTGCGCGGTCTGACATGCGCTTGGGCGAAGCAGCCAAGCTGATGTTGTTGTCGTTCGATTCAACATTGCGATCGAACCTATCGGTTGGCATGCCCTTGGACATACTCGTCTATGAGCACGACACTCTGGATGTCACACGAGAAAAGCGCATTTTCGCCGATGATGCTTATTTCAAGAAGCTGTCGGCGTCGTGGTCGGAAGCTCTGCGCTCGGCATTCTCGAAAATCGAGGAATTCAAGGTTTAA
- the rpe gene encoding ribulose-phosphate 3-epimerase, whose translation MTRPLLIAPSILSADFGRLGEEIRAIDSAGADWIHCDVMDGHFVPNITFGPPVIKAVRGASKKIYDVHLMIAPADPYLAAFADAGADIITVHAEAGPHLHRSLQAIRALGKKAGVSINPGTPENVIEYVLDQLDLILLMSVNPGFGGQAFIPAVVEKICRVKALVGDRPIDIEVDGGITPQTAPLVVEAGANVLVAGSAVFKGGTQKAYAENIAAIRKGAKS comes from the coding sequence GTGACGCGCCCCTTGCTCATTGCACCGTCCATCCTGTCGGCAGATTTCGGTCGTCTTGGTGAGGAAATCCGCGCCATTGACTCGGCTGGCGCCGACTGGATCCATTGCGATGTCATGGACGGCCATTTCGTGCCCAACATCACTTTTGGTCCGCCGGTCATCAAAGCGGTGCGCGGCGCATCCAAAAAGATCTACGACGTGCACTTGATGATCGCACCTGCGGACCCTTACCTCGCCGCCTTTGCGGATGCTGGTGCGGATATCATTACCGTGCACGCAGAGGCTGGCCCGCATCTACACCGCTCTCTTCAGGCGATCCGGGCGCTTGGCAAGAAAGCTGGTGTTTCGATCAATCCGGGAACACCGGAGAACGTTATCGAATACGTGCTTGACCAGCTTGACCTCATTTTGCTGATGTCGGTGAACCCGGGGTTTGGCGGACAGGCTTTCATTCCCGCCGTTGTGGAAAAAATCTGCCGGGTAAAGGCATTGGTTGGCGACCGGCCAATCGACATCGAGGTCGATGGCGGGATCACGCCGCAAACCGCGCCGCTGGTTGTTGAAGCTGGTGCAAACGTGCTCGTCGCGGGCTCGGCGGTTTTTAAGGGCGGCACGCAAAAGGCCTATGCCGAGAACATCGCGGCCATCCGCAAGGGCGCGAAAAGCTGA
- a CDS encoding UDP-glucose/GDP-mannose dehydrogenase family protein: MKICMIGAGYVGLVSAACFSEFGWQVTCVDKDPKRLEELHAGRSPIYEPGLDDLMQRNMQAGRLQFTADLEGAVKDAAVVFLAVGTPMRRGDGYADLSHVYAAVEEIAPYLKSFIVITTKSTVPVGTSREIESRLRQLRPDLDFAVCSNPEFLREGSAIQDFTHPDRVLVGTDSEKARDVLDRLYKPLALRGSPVMFVSRESAELAKYAANAFLALKISFINEVADLCERVGADVQEVAASIGKDRRIGDKFLHPGPGYGGSCFPKDVSALIRTARENKSPLSIIEQVERVNHERKISMTGRIEEAVGGSLRGKTIGILGVTFKPNTDDMRDAPSLVIVPMLLERGAQVRVFDPQGRKQAEPLLPGVIWCQSALDVADGADAVSIVTEWNEFRALDLTEMRRRMKGDALVDLRNIFLGKTAQEAGLAYRGIGR, encoded by the coding sequence GTGAAAATCTGCATGATCGGGGCGGGCTATGTCGGGCTGGTCTCTGCAGCCTGCTTTTCTGAGTTCGGATGGCAGGTGACATGCGTCGATAAGGATCCCAAACGACTGGAAGAGCTGCATGCGGGCCGTTCTCCCATTTACGAGCCTGGGCTCGATGACCTCATGCAACGCAATATGCAGGCAGGTCGCCTTCAGTTCACGGCGGATCTGGAAGGTGCCGTCAAGGATGCGGCGGTTGTCTTTCTGGCTGTCGGTACGCCTATGCGCCGCGGCGATGGCTATGCCGACCTCTCGCACGTCTATGCAGCGGTTGAAGAGATTGCGCCGTATCTAAAAAGTTTCATCGTCATTACGACGAAATCGACCGTACCCGTCGGTACAAGTCGTGAGATTGAATCGCGCTTGCGCCAACTGCGCCCAGATCTCGATTTCGCAGTCTGTTCCAATCCAGAATTCTTGCGTGAAGGTTCCGCGATTCAGGACTTTACCCATCCAGACCGCGTCCTCGTGGGTACTGACAGCGAGAAGGCACGCGACGTTCTGGATCGGCTCTATAAGCCGCTTGCCCTGCGCGGTTCGCCGGTCATGTTCGTCTCCCGCGAATCGGCTGAACTCGCAAAATATGCGGCCAACGCGTTCCTCGCTCTGAAGATCAGCTTCATCAACGAGGTTGCAGACCTGTGTGAAAGAGTGGGAGCCGATGTGCAAGAGGTTGCCGCTTCGATCGGTAAGGACAGGCGTATCGGAGACAAATTTCTCCATCCTGGACCAGGGTACGGCGGCTCTTGTTTTCCAAAGGACGTCTCTGCGCTGATCCGTACGGCACGCGAAAATAAGTCTCCGCTGTCCATCATCGAGCAGGTCGAGCGCGTCAATCACGAGCGCAAGATCTCGATGACGGGGCGGATCGAGGAAGCGGTCGGTGGCAGTCTGCGTGGCAAGACCATTGGCATTCTCGGGGTAACCTTCAAGCCCAACACCGATGATATGCGCGATGCGCCGAGCCTCGTCATCGTGCCGATGTTGCTTGAGCGCGGTGCGCAGGTCCGCGTGTTCGATCCGCAGGGACGAAAGCAGGCCGAGCCGCTATTGCCCGGCGTGATATGGTGCCAAAGTGCGTTGGATGTGGCGGACGGCGCGGATGCCGTCTCTATCGTCACCGAATGGAATGAGTTTCGCGCGCTTGATCTCACGGAGATGCGCCGTCGAATGAAGGGCGACGCGCTTGTCGATTTGCGCAACATTTTTCTTGGCAAGACCGCGCAAGAGGCTGGGCTTGCTTATCGCGGCATTGGGCGATAG
- a CDS encoding NAD-dependent epimerase, producing MKVLVTGAAGFIGFHTCKPLLERGDEVVGIDNLNAYYDVRLKEDRLAQLEGTPGFRFIKCDIADRDVMAKLFAAEKFDRVVHLAAQAGVRYSLQNPHAYADSNLQGFLNILEGCRHSKVAHCVFASSSSVYGANTKMPFSVSQSVDHPISLYAATKKANELMAHTYAHLYRLPMTGLRFFTVYGPWGRPDMAPFIFTGKILAGEPIDVFNEGRQARDFTYIDDIVEGVVRTMDKIAEPDPAWSSDDPNPATSRAPYRIYNIGNNKPVPLEHFISLIEKETGRTASKNLLPAQPGDVPMTYADVDALTEAVGFKPSTSIEDGMKRFVAWYRDYYKV from the coding sequence ATGAAAGTCTTGGTGACAGGCGCCGCGGGCTTCATCGGCTTTCATACGTGCAAGCCTCTGCTTGAACGGGGCGACGAGGTCGTCGGTATAGATAATCTCAACGCCTACTACGACGTGCGCCTTAAAGAGGATCGGCTCGCACAGCTAGAGGGAACGCCTGGGTTCCGCTTCATCAAATGCGACATTGCCGATCGCGACGTGATGGCCAAGCTGTTTGCAGCCGAGAAATTCGATCGCGTCGTCCATCTGGCGGCTCAAGCGGGCGTTCGCTATTCGCTACAGAACCCGCATGCCTACGCCGACTCCAACCTGCAAGGCTTTCTCAATATCCTCGAAGGCTGCCGTCACTCCAAGGTCGCCCATTGTGTGTTTGCGTCGTCAAGTTCGGTTTACGGCGCCAATACCAAGATGCCGTTCTCTGTTTCGCAATCGGTAGATCACCCCATCAGCCTCTACGCCGCCACCAAAAAGGCCAACGAGCTGATGGCGCACACGTATGCGCATCTCTACCGGCTACCAATGACGGGACTGCGCTTCTTCACCGTCTATGGTCCGTGGGGGCGTCCAGACATGGCGCCCTTCATCTTCACAGGCAAAATTCTCGCTGGCGAACCGATCGATGTATTCAACGAAGGACGCCAAGCACGCGACTTCACCTATATCGACGACATCGTCGAAGGCGTCGTTCGCACCATGGACAAAATTGCAGAGCCTGACCCTGCATGGTCGAGTGATGATCCCAACCCCGCAACCTCGCGCGCCCCCTACCGGATCTACAACATCGGCAACAACAAGCCGGTGCCATTGGAGCACTTCATATCGCTGATCGAGAAAGAAACCGGACGCACCGCGAGCAAGAACCTTCTTCCCGCCCAGCCGGGCGACGTGCCGATGACTTATGCCGACGTCGATGCCCTGACCGAAGCGGTTGGCTTCAAACCCTCAACATCGATCGAGGATGGAATGAAGCGCTTCGTAGCCTGGTATCGCGACTACTACAAAGTCTAG
- a CDS encoding phosphoribulokinase, translated as MSTKFPIISVTGSSGAGTTSVRHTFEHIFRRENVNAAFVQGDAFHRYDREEMEAAMDAAATRGNQNFSHFGEEANLFAELEELFRCYSETGRGRTRVYVHDEEEARSVGVPIGSFTPWAEIPPDTDLLLYEGLHGAVITEDVNVARYADLKIGVVPVINLEWIQKISRDRAHRGYTTEEVTNAILRRMPDYVNYICPQFTETDINFQRVPTVDTSNPFVARWIPTSDESMVIIRFRDPRGIDFPYLLSMIGDSFMSRANSIVIPGSKLDLGMQLILTPLIMQLVERKRRAW; from the coding sequence ATGTCGACTAAGTTTCCCATCATTTCCGTTACAGGCTCGTCGGGTGCAGGTACGACCTCGGTGCGACACACGTTCGAGCACATCTTCCGCCGAGAGAATGTCAACGCTGCATTCGTCCAAGGCGATGCGTTCCATCGTTACGATCGCGAGGAAATGGAGGCCGCCATGGACGCGGCCGCGACCCGTGGGAACCAGAATTTTTCGCACTTCGGCGAAGAGGCGAACCTCTTTGCCGAACTGGAGGAGCTGTTTCGCTGCTATTCGGAAACGGGGCGCGGACGCACGCGGGTTTATGTTCACGACGAGGAGGAAGCCAGGAGCGTGGGGGTGCCGATCGGCTCTTTCACACCATGGGCAGAGATTCCGCCCGACACGGACTTGCTGCTGTATGAGGGCCTGCACGGCGCGGTTATCACCGAGGACGTCAACGTGGCGCGCTATGCCGATCTCAAGATTGGCGTTGTGCCCGTGATCAACCTGGAGTGGATACAGAAGATCAGCCGCGACAGAGCGCATCGGGGATACACAACCGAGGAAGTCACGAACGCCATTCTTCGGCGGATGCCAGACTATGTGAACTACATTTGTCCGCAGTTTACAGAGACCGACATCAACTTTCAGCGCGTGCCGACCGTCGATACCTCTAATCCTTTCGTCGCCCGCTGGATCCCGACCTCCGATGAATCGATGGTCATCATCCGCTTCCGGGATCCGCGCGGCATTGATTTCCCCTATCTGCTCTCCATGATTGGAGACAGCTTCATGTCGCGCGCGAATTCCATCGTTATTCCAGGCAGCAAGCTCGATTTGGGGATGCAGCTGATCCTCACCCCGTTGATCATGCAGCTGGTGGAGCGTAAGCGTCGCGCCTGGTGA
- a CDS encoding alpha-E domain-containing protein, with product MLGRTANDLYWLSRYVERAENMARLVEVGYRIVLLPRSDKDFHQEWRSTLESAGCLPGYLAKHGVFDTRNVIDYILFDLENPSSVAACLHAARSNARAQRTAITRDMWESLNDSWLHMSKLRPSSMTSDALPDFLDWVRSRSALYRGALLNTILRNDTFYFSQLGTFIERADSTARILDVKYYHLLPSSHLVGTSPDNAQWASILRSVSAHRSYRWVYKDTYRPWNIAEYLILNRQMPRSLRACYDEMASALNDLALYYGQRHACHATVAATRDRLIEIDVDTIFQSGLHEFVQDLIGRNNALSLEISAAYHFND from the coding sequence ATGCTCGGACGCACGGCGAACGATCTGTATTGGCTGTCGCGCTATGTCGAACGGGCCGAAAACATGGCCCGGCTTGTCGAAGTGGGATACCGCATCGTACTGCTGCCGCGATCAGATAAGGACTTCCATCAAGAGTGGCGCTCGACGTTGGAGAGCGCGGGATGCTTGCCGGGATATCTGGCCAAGCACGGCGTATTCGACACGCGCAACGTCATAGATTACATTCTGTTCGACTTGGAAAACCCTTCCAGCGTCGCGGCGTGTCTTCACGCCGCTCGATCGAATGCGCGTGCTCAACGCACGGCCATCACGCGCGATATGTGGGAGAGCCTGAACGACTCCTGGCTCCACATGTCAAAGTTGAGGCCGTCCAGCATGACGTCCGACGCGCTGCCAGATTTCCTCGACTGGGTTCGTTCACGTTCCGCACTCTATCGTGGCGCGCTGCTGAATACGATCCTGCGAAACGACACGTTCTATTTCAGTCAGCTGGGTACTTTCATCGAGCGTGCCGACAGCACGGCACGCATTCTCGACGTCAAATATTACCACCTGCTGCCGTCCAGCCATCTCGTCGGCACCAGTCCCGACAATGCGCAGTGGGCCTCAATCCTGAGATCGGTTTCGGCTCATCGCAGCTATCGCTGGGTCTATAAAGACACCTACCGGCCGTGGAATATCGCAGAGTATCTGATCTTGAACCGTCAGATGCCTCGCTCGCTCCGGGCTTGCTACGACGAGATGGCGAGCGCATTAAACGATCTTGCGCTTTACTATGGCCAGCGCCATGCGTGCCATGCCACAGTAGCCGCAACGCGCGACAGATTGATCGAGATCGATGTGGACACCATTTTCCAGAGCGGTCTTCACGAGTTCGTTCAAGATCTCATTGGGAGAAACAACGCTCTCAGCCTCGAGATATCCGCCGCCTATCATTTCAATGACTAG
- a CDS encoding HlyD family type I secretion periplasmic adaptor subunit produces the protein MSSTAAPKIPTGQMIPTGQALSLGQIAAPGQKIPSSKTEMVKLDSSLISVKRYVVFGFATLFVFIGGLGGWAATTDLSGAVIGPGTVVVASSVKKIQHPTGGVIGKIFVKNGDHVKAGEVLIRLDETITRAQLQVLTKQMDELSGRQARLRAERDGAKSVEFPPDLLARSSDPDVGHIITGERALFDSRVRAREAQQAQLTERIAGLKEEVSGLTSQADAKARELSLIGKELAGLETLEAQRLVPTSKMMSIRREGARLEGEKAQLQAAAGTSRGKIAEIEMQKLGVEIEARSDIMKDLRETEGRLVELTERSTAAEDQLRRVEIKSPVDGVVHQLNVHTVGGVINPAEQLMLIVPADDRLIVEAKIAPHDIDQARMHENATIRFPAFNQRTTPSLAGRVRDISADLTKDPQSNMAYFTATVEILDSEMTKLNGHKLVPGMPAEVQIATTSRSALSYLVKPLEDAFAKAFRER, from the coding sequence ATGAGCAGCACCGCCGCCCCGAAGATTCCCACAGGCCAGATGATCCCGACAGGCCAAGCTCTTTCGCTCGGCCAGATCGCGGCCCCGGGTCAAAAAATCCCGTCGAGCAAGACCGAAATGGTCAAGCTCGACAGCAGCCTCATTTCCGTAAAGCGCTACGTCGTGTTCGGATTCGCCACGCTCTTCGTGTTCATCGGCGGGCTCGGCGGCTGGGCGGCAACAACGGACCTTTCGGGTGCCGTCATCGGGCCCGGAACCGTGGTCGTCGCCTCAAGCGTCAAAAAAATCCAACATCCGACTGGCGGTGTGATCGGCAAGATTTTCGTCAAGAACGGCGATCATGTAAAAGCCGGTGAAGTCTTGATCCGCCTGGACGAGACCATCACGCGCGCACAGCTCCAGGTCCTCACCAAGCAGATGGACGAATTGAGCGGCCGTCAGGCGCGCTTGCGGGCAGAGCGCGACGGAGCCAAGAGCGTTGAGTTCCCACCGGACCTTCTCGCGCGATCCTCCGACCCCGATGTCGGCCATATCATTACAGGTGAACGCGCACTGTTTGACAGCCGCGTGCGTGCCCGCGAGGCTCAGCAGGCACAGCTCACCGAACGCATCGCGGGGCTAAAGGAAGAGGTCTCCGGCCTTACCTCGCAAGCCGACGCAAAAGCGCGCGAGTTGAGCCTTATTGGCAAGGAACTCGCAGGCCTTGAGACACTTGAGGCGCAACGGCTCGTGCCGACGTCGAAGATGATGTCGATCCGCCGCGAGGGCGCACGCCTTGAAGGCGAAAAGGCGCAACTTCAAGCCGCAGCCGGCACCTCGCGTGGCAAGATTGCCGAGATTGAGATGCAGAAGCTCGGCGTCGAGATCGAAGCGCGCAGCGACATCATGAAGGATCTTCGCGAGACCGAAGGCCGCCTCGTCGAGCTGACCGAACGTAGCACCGCGGCTGAAGATCAATTGCGCCGCGTCGAGATCAAGAGCCCGGTTGATGGTGTTGTTCACCAATTGAACGTTCACACCGTCGGCGGCGTCATCAATCCCGCCGAACAGCTCATGCTGATCGTGCCTGCCGACGACCGCCTCATTGTGGAGGCGAAAATCGCGCCGCACGACATAGATCAGGCGCGCATGCATGAGAACGCAACGATCCGTTTCCCAGCCTTCAACCAACGAACGACGCCAAGTCTGGCCGGCCGCGTGCGTGACATCTCAGCTGATCTGACCAAGGACCCGCAGTCGAACATGGCATATTTCACCGCGACGGTCGAAATTCTCGATAGCGAAATGACGAAGCTCAACGGCCACAAGCTGGTGCCGGGTATGCCCGCGGAGGTGCAAATCGCCACCACGTCGCGCTCCGCCTTGTCCTACCTCGTCAAGCCGTTGGAAGATGCATTCGCCAAGGCATTCCGCGAACGCTGA